One genomic window of Sulfolobales archaeon includes the following:
- a CDS encoding 50S ribosomal protein L37e yields the protein MVKGTPSMGKRSKGVTHIKCRRCGRVAYNVSKKYCAACGFGRSKRIRRYSWSSRKVNRVRLPNK from the coding sequence ATGGTTAAAGGAACACCGTCGATGGGTAAAAGATCTAAGGGTGTTACACATATAAAGTGTAGAAGGTGTGGTAGAGTTGCATATAATGTTTCTAAGAAGTACTGCGCAGCATGCGGCTTTGGAAGGTCTAAGAGGATCAGGAGATATAGTTGGAGTTCTAGAAAGGTAAATAGGGTTAGGCTCCCAAATAAATAG
- a CDS encoding LSm family protein — MAETAHKILSDAIGQIVLVRLRGDRDVRGRLRSFDIYLNIVLDNAEEIRSDGTTRKLGTIVIRGENVVLISPAEVK; from the coding sequence GTGGCTGAGACAGCCCATAAGATACTCAGCGATGCAATAGGGCAGATTGTTCTTGTGAGGTTAAGAGGGGATAGAGATGTTAGGGGAAGGCTTAGAAGCTTTGATATATATTTAAACATTGTTCTCGATAATGCAGAGGAAATAAGATCCGATGGAACTACTAGAAAGCTAGGGACAATAGTTATAAGGGGAGAGAATGTAGTGTTGATCTCGCCGGCCGAGGTTAAATAG
- a CDS encoding DNA repair and recombination protein RadA, with product MGSEAKPVKRIRSIDELDVSPSIIAKLKDSGYTTLESLVTASAQDLSVTLGIPLPTAMKIINAAREALDIRFKTAKEVKM from the coding sequence ATGGGTAGCGAGGCTAAGCCTGTTAAGAGGATTAGGAGTATTGATGAGCTGGATGTCTCGCCAAGTATAATAGCTAAGCTGAAGGACTCTGGCTACACTACACTAGAATCTCTTGTAACTGCTAGTGCCCAAGATCTTAGTGTAACGCTTGGAATACCTCTTCCAACAGCTATGAAGATTATAAACGCTGCACGGGAAGCCCTTGACATTAGGTTTAAGACTGCGAAGGAGGTTAAGATG